Part of the alpha proteobacterium U9-1i genome, GGCTCCGGCCAGGTCGCCAACAGCCATCCGAGATCGATAAGCGGATCGCCGATCGTTGCGAGCTCCCAATCCACGATCGCCGCGATTTCGGCGCTGTCATTTTGGAACATGACGTTGGCGAGGTGATAATCGCCGTGGATTACACCTGGACTGAAAGTATTGGGCCGGTTCGCTTCCAACCACGCGGCGGCGGCGTCGACCCCCGGCAACTGGTTCGTCCACCCTGGCATCTCGGCGTACGAAGAAAGCTGCGCTTTCCAGCGCGAGACTTGGCGCTCTAGGTAATTCTCCGGGCGCCCAAATCCTTCGAGACCTATCTTTCGATAGTCGAGCGCGCCGAGCGCGGCGATACCCTCAACCACGGCGAGCCCCATCCGGTGCTGCACAGTGGCGGACCCGGCATGCAGCGGCGGCAGACCAGAAACAGGATTGAAACCATCGATTGGCGCCATCAGGTAAAAGACTGCGCCCAGAACGCTCTCGTCCTCACAGACGGCAATGAAGCGTGGGTGCGGCACTTGTGTGCCTTTAAGCGCGGCGAGCAAGCGCGCTTCGCGGCGCATAGTGTCGTTTGAATTGGAGCGCTGATGAATAGGCGGGCGACGCAGGACGTAGCCTTCACCGGAGCGCGAAAAACGGAGCAGAATGTTTTGCGTGCCGCCGGCGAGGCGCACGCAATCGTTGAGCGGGCCAGAGCCCAAGCTTTGGCCGTCCATCCACGCCGCCAGCCTGGGGAGATCGACCTCCGCGTCCACTTAGCCCTCCTCCCTTATGTCTTTCGCCGATAATGGAGTTGACGAACGTGCTTGGCAATGGAATTTTGCACCATAGGTTAGATTTTTGATGATGACAGTCCGGGGGGAAACCGGCCAGGCGCTTCGAGCCCGGCTCTTGAGCGCGCCGCTCGAAGCGCTGCTCTTAGAGGCGCGCGCGCTGCGCGACGCTGGCCACGGCGCCGTGCAGAGCTATTCGCCCAAGGTTTTCATCCCCCTGACCCAGCTGTGCCGGGATTATTGTCATTACTGCACCTTCTCCCGACCGCCGACGCGCGGGCAGAAGGCGTATCTCTCCGCCGATGAAGTGCTCGCGATCGCGCGCGCAGGCGCGGCGGCCGGCTGCACCGAAGCGTTGTTCACCTTGGGCGACAAGCCGGAGCTGCGCCACCCAATCGCGCGCGCTGAACTCAATGCGATGGGATACGCGACGACGATCGATTATCTGGCGGCGATGTGCGCCCTGGTCCTACGCGAGACCAGCCTGCTGCCGCACGTCAACGCCGGCGTGATGAGCCGCGACGACATCGCCAAATTACGCACGGTGTCTGCATCGCAGGGTTTGATGCTGGAAAGCATTGCCGAACGCCTCTGCCAACGCGGTGGTGCGCACTATCAATCGCCCGACAAGGCGCCCGCGGCGCGAATTGAGACGATCCGCTTGGCTGGCGAACTCAAGGTCCCCTTCACCAGCGGCATCCTGATCGGCATAGGCGAGACGCGCGACGAACGGCTCGACGCCCTGTTAGCCTTGCGCGACTTACATGCCGAGTTTGGACACATCCAAGAGGTCATCGTTCAGAATTTTCGCGCCAAGCGCCGCACGCCGATGGCGGGCGCGGCTGAGCCAGATATGGACGATCTGCTTTGGACGATCGCTGCGGCGCGCCTGACCCTCGGGCCATCGATGAACATTCAGGCGCCGCCAAACCTTTCCAGCGCCGATTTTCCACGCTTATTGGACGCGGGAATCAATGATTGGGGCGGCGTGTCTCCGGTAACGCCCGATCACGTCAACCCGGAGGCGCCCTGGCCCGAGCTGGAGACGCTGCGCGCTGGAACAACGTCGCGCGACCGTGTGCTGGTGAAGCGGTTGCCGGTGTACCCGCGCTTCAACGATGCACGTTGGCTTGAGCCAAAGGTCGCCGCGCGGGTGCGCCAATTGAGCGATGCGGACGGCTGGTCACGAGACGATGACTGGGCCGCGGGCGGCGTGCCGGCGCCGCGCTTTCAACGAAGTGACGGCGCCGCCAGCGACGCTGTGCGCGCATTGGTCGATCGCGTTCGTGACGCCGAGCCCGTCGAGGCGGATCTCATCGCGCTGTTTCAAGCACGCGGGGCCGACGTCGATTTTATCTGCGACACGGCCGATGATCTGCGACGGGCGGTTGCGGGCGACGCAGTGAGTTACGTCGTCAATCGCAACATAAACTATACCAACATCTGCCTTTACAGCTGCGGCTTCTGCGCCTTCTCCAAAGGCGCGACGCACGAAAATCTTCGCGGTAAACCGTACGATCTCGACCATGACGAGATCTCCCGGCGCGTGCGGGAAGCCGTTGCACGCGGTGCGACCGAAGTGTGCCTGCAAGGCGGCATCCATCCGAGCTATACTGGCGAAACGTATCTTTCGCTGCTTCGAACGGTGCGTTCGGCGAGTGCGGACGTACACATTCACGCCTTCTCCCCACTTGAGATCATGCACGGCGCTTCGACGTTGGGACTGCCGCTTGGCGAATATCTGCTGCGCCTTAAGGCCGAAGGCCTCGGCACCCTGCCCGGCACCGCGGCGGAGATTCTCGACGACGACATCCGCGCTCTAATCTGTCCGGACAAGCTCAACACCGAAGAATGGCTTGCCGTGATGGAAGCCGCGCACGGGGTAGGCTTACGTACGACGGCGACGATCATGTTCGGCCACCTGGAAGCGCCAGCGCATTGGACGCGGCATTTGCTGCGCGTACGTGCGTTGCAGGCGCGCACCGGTGGGTTCACCGAATTCGTCCCATTGCCGTTTGTACATATGGAAGCGCCGATGGCGTTGCGCGGGCAAACCCGAAACGGGCCGACATTCCGCGAAGCGCGCTTGATGCACGCTATTGCGCGCCTGGCGCTGCATCCCTTGATTACAAACATCCAAGCGTCGTGGACGAAGCTTGGCCCCGAAGGCGCCCGCATCTGCCTCGGCGCGGGCGCAAATGATCTCGGCGGAACGCTGATGAACGAAAGCATATCGCGCGCAGCAGGCGCCAGCCACGGTCAAGAAATGCCACCCGAGGCGATGAACGCGTTGATCACCGCATCTGGGCGCATTCCTTTACAGCGCACAACGCTCTACGCGCCCGTAACCGAGGCGCAGCATCGACGCGGCCTCGGCGCCGCGCCGCTCGCACCGATCATCCAGACACCACCGCGCAAACGCGCACGCATGGAAAGTGAAGTCGCATGAGCACCCAAACTCGCCCCACGATCGCCGTCATCGGCGGCGCCGGCAAGGAAGGCAGCGGCCTCGCTTTGCGCTGGGCCCATGTGGGGTATCCGATCATCATAGGCAGCCGCGACGCCGCGCGCGCCAGCGAAGCCGCTGCCGAAATTAACGCCGCATTGGGACGAGACGCGGCGCGGGGCGCAGACAATTTGGCCGCCGCTCAAAGCGCTGACATCGTGGTGCTTACGGTGCCGTTCTCGGCGCAACGCGCGACGGTTGAAGGCGTGCGCGAGGCGTTGTCAGGAAAAATCCTGATCGACGTGACAGTGCCGCTCGTCCCGCCGAAGGTCAGTCGCGTGCAATTGCCGGAGGGTGGTTCCGCCGTCGAAGCAATTCAAAAGCTCCTCGGCGCGGATGTGCGCGTCGTCTCGGCGTTTCAAAACATTTCGGCGCATCACTTGAAGGATCTCGACCACACGATCGATTGTGACGTTTTGGTTTGCGCCGACGACAAAGCCACCGGCGACCTCGTCGTCGGCATGGCCAAGGAGATAGGGCTCGGCGCCTGGAATGCCGGCGTGCTGGCGAACTCGGTCGTTTCCGAGGCGCTTACCTCAGTGCTTATCGCTTTAAACCAGCGCTACAAGGCGCCCGGCTCCGGCATCCGCATTACCGGTCTGCCGAAGCAGGATTAGCCCGCCGCAGGCGCTGGGCTGGCCGCCTCGATCATGCCCTGCAACTTTGTTCGACCAAGACTGAGCACGGCGATTGCGATCGGCAACACGACGCACAGACTGATAATCAGCGACCAGCCGACCTTCATCTCATCACGCAAAACGTAATTGGTGATAAAGCCGACCGTCGTCGGGCCGAGCCCCATCGCGATGAGGCCCGTACACACAACGAACATCGCTGAAACGCGCCCACGTAGGTGCGCCGGCGTGGCGATCTGAACAAGCGCCGGCCCGATGCTGGACGCCGCCATGCCGCACGCCATGAACAAGCCGAACAGCGCAACCGCGATCATTGGGTCGGGCACAAGGTATGCGAGCGAGCCGACAATGATGCCGAGCGCCGTGCTGCCCATCACCCACGTGAAGTGCGCCGTCTTCATGCCACGGCCGTAGAGTTTATCGACGATCCAGCCATGCAGCGGGAGCGTGGTAGCCGCGAGGATCTGCGCGATGCCCATCACGATACCGATCCGCGCCGGCTCCCAACCGTGGATACGGATGAGGAACGCCGGCGTCCAAAGCTGCAAGCCAATCGTCACCGCGAACACAACGCTGATGCCGACGAACACGGCGAAGTAAAACTTCCAGTTCTTCTTCACGTAAGAAAAGGCTTCGCCATAGCCAAGCGTTACCACTTGCCCGGGCGGACGCTTCTTTTCGCGGAAGAAGAAGATCAAAAACGCCAGAAATACGCCCGGTATGCCGGTGAGGATGAAAGCCTGCCGCCATGGCTCCAGCGTGCCGAAGGCGCCCAGGTCCACAGCGCCGTTCTCATGCAGCGCCGCCACCAACGGGCCGCCGAGCAAAAAGACAAAACCCGCCCCCATCACGCCACCCATGACGAAGATCGACATAGCGAAGGACACGCGATCCGGGCGGAAGGAATCGCCGATAACCGAATAGGCGCCGGTGCTGAAGCCCGCCTCACCGGCGCCGAGCACGGCGCGCGCAAGTGCGATGCCCGCAAAGCCTTGGGCAAAACCGCACATTGCGGCGGCGATGCTCCATACGGTGACGGAAAAATAAAGGACAAGCTTGCGGCCAAATCGGTCCAGCAAAATGCCAATCGGAATGGCGCACGCGCTGTAGAGGAGCGCGAAAGCCGGGCCCTGCAACAAGCTTAGCTGGAAATCCGAAAGCCCGAGATCGGCCTTCATGGGCTGCACCAGCAGCGCGATGATGTAGCGGTCTGTCAGCGACAGCACATAGAGGATGAACAGGATGGCGACTGTCGCCCAGCCCATCAACGCGCTCGGATAGTCGCCATTCGCCGGCGCGGCTTGCGTGGCCTGACTCATGTTCCCGCCCCCATCTGTCGTTCTTGTTGTTGTGGCTCAGTCTTCGCCTTCGACCGTGAGCGCGCGTTCAGGGCAGGCGCGTGCGCCGCGGCGGGCGACAGCTTCCTGCCCTGGCAGAACCTCTATATCCCCGTCGAGGATATAGCCTGAATCATCGAGCTTGTAGACATCCGGCGCGAGCGACCAGCAGCGCGCATTGCCTTGGCATTTCTTGAAATCCACTTTGATTTTCATCGCGCCCTCCTCAAGTCCAATCCAGCACGAGATTCTCGACGCCAAACACGTAGCCGCCATATGTGATTGGCGCTTCACCGGGCTTTAGGCGGAACGTTGGAATGCGGTTCAGAAATTCTTCGAGCCCAATGATCAGCTCACGCCGCGCGAGATGTGAGCCGATGCAGCGATGCGGCCCGTAAGCGAATGTCGTATGCCGGTTGTTCTCACGATCGAAATCGATGCGATCGGGTTCAGGAAACTCGCTCGGATCGCGGTTGGCGATCATGGTGGGGCACGAGACGACGTCGCCTTTCTTCATCGGCACGCCGTCAAACACAGTATCCTGCGTGACCCGTCGCAGCGGTGTGATCGTCGCGTAAGCGCGGAAGAGCTCTTCGACCGCCGGCCGGATGATGTCGTGATCGGCGCGCAAGCGCGCTTGATCCTTTTGCTCACGCGCCAAATGGTACAGGTCAAAGCCGATCGCCATGGCGACGGTGTCGAGGCCGCCGACGAACATCAGCACGCCCATTCCAACCATTTCTGGATCGGTCAGCGCACGTCCTTCGACGCTGGCTTTGAGCAAGAAGGAGATAAAATCGTCCGTAGGTTCGCCTTTGCGCTGCTCCACAAGGTCCCGGATGAAGCCGGCGACAATTTTCATCGCTGCTTGCCGCTGCTCGTTGGTGCCGTGCAGCAATTCGTCAGCCCAGCCGAGAAATTCCGGGCGGCGACTTTCATCAATGCCGAGGAATTGCAAGAATACGCCGACGGCGAACGGGTAAGCGAAATCATTCATAACCTCGCAGGAGCCCTTGGCCTTGAACGCCTCGATCAGACGCACGGCGCGCTCGCGGGCGCCGGCCTCCATCGCTTCAACACGCTTGGGGGACAGGAGCGGGTTCAACAGCGTGCGGTAGAAGGTGTGCGCCGGCGGGTCGGACTCGAGCGGGACGATGACGAATTCTTCGCCCATGCTCTTTTCAAAATGGCCGCGCCGGCTGGAGAAGGTGGCGGGATCACCGAGGATGCGGCGCTGATCTTCCGCGCGTGTGACAACCCACGTGCCGCCGCCATCGAATGCGTTCGACGGCGAATAAAAGATTGGAGGAAAGTTGTGCACGTAGCCCATCGCGGCGTGCGGGCAACCGTTCGGCGTGCGCTCCATGCCGGGACTCGTGTAGATGCTGAAGTCGCGAACGAGATTTTGCGGGACATGCTCCGGGACGGCATTGCGCGTCATCCGCTTCCTCCTGTTCGCAACCGCGTCTGGCGCACAGTTTCGTTCGAAATTCGTATAGCAGTCATTTTTGCATTCAAGTATAATTTTCAGCGAGATCCACCCAAGCGACGAGCCGCGCTGACGTGACCCCGCTCACGCCCTAGAGTGCCCCCATGGACTTCCAGTCAGATCCGGAAATCGTCGTCACCGCACCGCGACTGCCCGAGGCGCCGGGGCAATTGGCGTTTTCTAGCTTGCCGATCGATGAGGCGGAGCTCACCGAAGCTATCCGCATCGATGACGCGCTGCGCTCGACGCCAGGCGTCTCGCTGTTCCGGCGCAACGACAGCGCGGCGGCCAACCCGACCATCCAGGGCCTGTCTCTGCGCGCCTCCGCGCCATCGGGCGCCGGCCGCACACTCGTACTTCTCGACGGGCAGCCCCTCAACGATCCGTTCGGCGGTTGGGTGATCTGGGGTGCGATCCCGCCTGACACGTTGGGGCGCGCCGAGATCGTGCGCGGGGCCGGCGCCGGGCCTTACGGCGCAGGCGCGTTGCTCGGTGTCGTGCGCTTGGACGAACGCGACACCGATGGCGTGGTGTTCTCTGGCGAAGGCGGCGATCTGGGGCATTGGCGCGCTTCGGCCTTTGGCGCGGCAAGCGGCGGCGGTGCATCGTTGATGCTGGCGGCGCAGGCTCAACATGAAGATGGCTGGCTCCCCGTGCGCGCGCGGCGCGGCGCGGCCGATGAAGCGGTTTGGTTCGACGGGGCCTCCGCGGTCGCACGGCTTGGCCTGCGCGGTGACGACCTCGCGTTCTCAGCCCGCATCGGTGCGTACGAAGAAGAACGCGGCGCCGGCCTCGTGGGTGCGCAATCCCGCAACACCGGACAAAGCGTCAGCTTTGCGCTGGCGCGCCCCAATGGGCCGCTGGCGTGGCGCGTTCAAACTTGGGCCGCGTGGTCCAATCTCGCAAACAGTTCGGTCGCCACGGCGCCGGATCGAAGCGCCACGACGCCGGCAAACAACCAGTATCGTACACCCGCCTTGGGTTGGGGGCTGAACGCCGCCTTGCGATGGACTGGCGATGCAAGCGGCGTTGAGGTTGGGGCAGACGTGCGCGGCAATGACGGCGAAACGCGCGAGTTGTTCCGTTTCCAAGGCGGCGGCTTCACGCGCTCACGCATTGCCGGCGGCGAAATGCTCACCTCAGGTGCGTACGCTGAAGGTTGGCGCGAAACCGGCGCATATCTCGTCTCCGGCGGCGTGCGACTCGATCAATGGCGCGCATTTGGCGGCGCGCGCCTGGAGCGTGACACCGCCAACAACGCAATTGTCCTCGGCGCAACCCCGGAGGACAACGACGTGCTCGCGCCGACAGCACGTCTGGGCGTGCGGCGCGGGCTAGATGGCGGCCTCTATCTCCGCGGCGCGGCGTATGCTGGCTTCCGTCCGCCAACGCTGAACGAATTGCATCGCCCCTTCCGCGTCGGCAACGACATCACCGAGGCGAACCCCGGCCTTGATCCTGAACGCCTCACCGGAATTGACGCGGCGGTTGGCGGCGAACGCTGGAGTATTGGCGTTTTCGCAACACGCGTCGAAGGCGCCATCGTCAACGTCACGCTCGGCGCCGGACCTGGCACGTTTTTCGCTGCTGAGTTGCCGCCTGGCATTTTCGTGCCGGCAGGCGGCGCGTTTCGGCAGCGGCGGAATGCGGGCGGCATCGACGCTTATGGCGTCGAAGCGGAGGCGCACGGCGATCTGCGAGACCTGCTGCGATGGCGCGCCGCGCTCAACTACACGGACGCGGCGATGCAAGGTGGGGCGCTCGACGGGCTGAGACCTGCGCAATCCCCGGAATGGAGCGCAACCGCAGGGCTCGCTTGGGAGGCGCCCACGGGCACAACATTTTCGGCGGACATATCGTACGAAAGCGCGCGCTTTGAAGACGATCTCAACTCACGCGAACTGGCCCCGGCCACAACGGTCGACCTGCGCGTTGATCAACGCCTGACGCAAGAGCTCTCGATTTACGCGGCGTTTGACAACGTCACCGACGAAGCCGTGGAAACCGCGGAGACGGCGGATGGCGTCGAAAGTTTTGGGCCTCCGCGCGCCTTCCGCGTTGGCGTACGGCTTTCGCGCTAGGACCAGTCCAGCACCAGATCCTTGATGCCGAACACGAAGCCACCGAACGCCACTGGTGCGGTGCCCTCCTTGATGCGGAAGTTCGGAATGCGCGCCAGCCATTCCTCCAAGCCGATGATAATTTCGCGACGCGCCAAGTGCGAACCGAGGCAGCGGTGGGGGCCGTAGGCGAACGCAGTATGGCGATTGTTTTCGCGCGCGAGGTCGATCTTGTCCGGATCGGGAAATTCTTGCGGATCGCGATTTGCCATCATGCTTGGGCATGAAATGAGATCGCCCTTTCGGATGTTGGCGCCTTCAAACTCGACGTCGCGCGTGGCCACGCGCACCATCTGCACGGTTGAGAACGCACGCAGCATTTCCTCGATCGCTGCCGGGATGCGTGCGGGTTCGCGGCGCAGCAAATCCTGGTCCGAGGGGTTTTCCGCGAGATAGCGCAGGTCAAATCCAAGCGCTGCCGCGACTGTGTCCAGACCTGCGACGAGCGTTAAGACGCCGACACCGCGCACCTCTTGATCCGTCAGTCTGCGGCCATCAATTTCGCGCTCGACGATGAAGGTCATGAAGTCGTCCGTGGGTTCGCGGCGGCGAAGTTCGGCGAGTTCATCCATGAAACCGAGAATTTTGCGGGCCGCCCACGTGCGCTGCTCCGGCGTGCCATGAAGCAGATTGTTGGCCCAGTCTACAAACTCTTCGAGCCGATCGTCCGGCAAGCCGATGAAGCGCAGGAAGATGTTCACGGCGAACGGAAACGCGAAGTCCGTCATCACCTCGCAGGACGTTCCTCGCGCCTTGATTTTCTCGATCAGCATCACCGCGCGTTCACGCACGATATGCTCCATCTGCGTTACACGCTTCGGCGAGAACAGAGGCAGCAGAACCTGACGAAAGTTCGTGTGTTGCGGCGGGTCCAGTTCAAGCGGAATAAGCGGCCAGTCTTCGCCCAGCGCGGTCGTGAAGATACGTCGGAAGCTGGAGAAGGTGTCGGTATCCTGCAGGAGCCGACGTTGATCATCAGCACGCGTGACGATCCACGTGCCAAGGCCTTCGCGCGTGTTGGCGGCGGAGTAGAAAACGCGTTGCCCCTGAGCGTGCACGCAACTCACCGCCAAATGCGGATCGCCGTTCGGCGTGGGCGTCATGCCGGGGGACGTGAAAAGGCTGAAATCGCCAGTTGGAACCCTAGCTTCTCCGCTCATTGCGCCGTCCTTATCCAAACGCCTTTGGTGTTGAGGTATGACTCAATGTGCTCAACGCCGCCTTCGCGGCCATAACCGCTCATCTTGTAGCCGCCGAACGGCACGTTCGGGTCCATCGCCTGATAATGGTTCACCCAGACCGATCCGGTACGCAGGCGTTTGGCGGCGGCATGCGCTTTGGTGATGTCGCGCGTCCATACACCGCTGGCGAGGCCGAATTGCGTGTCGTTGGCGCGGTCGATCACCTCTTCAAAGCTGTCAAACGGCAGCACACACACGACGGGGCCGAAAATTTCCTCGCGTGCAATGCGCATATGATCCTGCACATCAGCAAAGATCGTTGGCGGCACGAAGTAACCCTTGGCGAAGTCTCCCTCGGTGAGCCGCTTGCCGCCAGAGACGGCGCGCGCGCCTTCGGCGGGGCCAACGTCGAGATAGGAAGACACGCGACTCAACTGCTTTTCGGAGACCAACGGGCCGAGTTGCGTCTCGGGATTGATGCTGTTGCCGACGCGCAGCGTTTTACTGAATGCGGCCAAGCGCTCGACGAACTCGTCGTGGATTTTGCGCTCAACGAAGAGCCGCGTTCCCGCACTGCAGACTTGACCCGAATTGTTGAACACGCCCATGGCCGAACCTGGCACGGCGAGATCGAGGTCCGCGTCGGCGAAGACGATGTTGGGACTTTTGCCGCCAAGCTCGAGCGTCACCTTCTTCACGGTGCGCGCTGAGGCTTCAATGATCCGTTGGCCAGTCTCGCAAGAGCCCGTGAACGTGATTTTGTCGACGTCAGGATGAGATGAGAGTGCAGCGCCGGCGGCGCCCATGCCGGTGACGACGTTGACAACACCTGGCGGCACGCCGGCCTCAAGGCAAAGCTCCCCGAAGCGCAGCGGCGTCAACGATCCATCCTCGGCGGGCTTCAACACCACAGTACAGCCCGTCGCCAAAGCCGGGCCGGCTTTCCATTGCGCGCTGAACAATGGCCCGTTCCAAGGAATGATGGCCCCGACGACGCCGACCGGTTCTTTGAGCGTGTAGGACAGCAGTTCAACCGGAAACGAATTGCTCAGCGTCGAGCCGTGGATCGCGGTTGCGGCGCCGGCGAAGTGCCGGAGCGAGCGTACGATCATGCCTTTGAGCAGGCGGGACGTGGTGATGGGACGGCCCATCTCCAGCGTGTCCATCAAGGCAAGTTCCTCGAACTCACGCTCGACCAAGTCGGCAAGCTTCAAGAGGACCGCTTGACGCTCCGCCGGCTTGAACGTGCTCCAGGGGCCGTTGAACGCCTTGCGCGCGGCGGCAACGGCGCGATCGATGTCGGCCGCCTCACCGAAGGCAAGGTGAGCGATCACTTCTCCCGTTGACGGGTTGATGGTTGGAAAGGTTTTTCCGGACAAAGCCTCGACGTGCTCGCCGTCGATCAGCAGGCGCTTGGTGCTTACCGCAAGTGGACGGGCGCCATCTGCCACGGTTGGCCTCTCACAATCTGAGCGCCTACTCCAGGCGCGGGCGGGACGATTTCACATTTTGCACAGCGGTGCAACAATGATATGAAGCCGCTCGGAGCCTTGTCCCTATGATCAAAGTCATAAGCATGCTGAAGCGCCGGGCCGACATCACCCACCAGCACTTCTCGGACTATTGGTACAATATCCACGCGCCACTCGGAAACCGCATCGCACCGGCCGACGCGCTGAGCGCGCGCTACGTGCAGAACCACGCACTGACAATGAAGGGTGGCGGCGAAGCGCCATACGATGCAGTCGCGGAACTCTACTTCGAAGATATGGCGGCGATGAAGCGCTGGACCGATTGGTATCACAGCGAAGCTGGCAAGCCGCTTCGCGACGACGAACTCAATTTTATGGACGTAAGCCAGCGCGTGATCGTCGTGACGGACGAACGCGTGATGCGTGACAATCTCACCGAACGGTTGGCCGCTTTGAAAGGCGCCTCCAAATGAAGGCGCTGGTGCTCAGGACAGCGGACGGCCCAGAAGCGCTGCACCTCGAGGATTGGCCAAAGCCCCAGCCGCAAGCCGGCGACGTTTTGGTGCGCGTGCGCGCCTCGGCGCTCAACCGACGCGACTTCACCATCGTCAACGGCAAGCATGTAAACACCAAACTCCCCTGCGTGCTGGGCGGCGACGGCGCGGGCGTGGTTGAGGCGGTCGGTGATGGCGTCGATAAGATCTCTATCGGACAAGAGGTCGTGCTCTATCCGGCGCGCGAGTGGGGCGACGACGAGACGCGCTACGGCGTGAATTTTCGCGTGCTCGGCATGCCCGACCAAGGCACGTTCGCGGAGTACATCTGTACGCCGGCGACGGATGTCGCGCCAAAACCCGCCCATCTAAGCTTTGAGCAAGCCGCGGCGATCCCGCTCGCAGGCGTAACGGCTTGGCGCGCTGTCGTCACCCAAGGCGAAGTTCGCGCGGGCAAGCGCGTTTTGGTAACTGGCGCGGGCGGTGGCGCTGCGACCTTTGCGGTGCAGTGGGCGGCACAGTTGGGCGCCGATGTGTTTGTCACAAGCGGCGACGACGCCAAGATTGAGCGCGCGAAAACCTTGGGCGCCAAGGGTGGCGTGAATTATCGCGATCCCGATCTGCGTGCGAAACTGAAAGAGCTCACGCGCGGCGTCGACCTCATAATCGACAGCGCTGGCGGCAATGACATGCAAACGCTGATCGATACGCTCAGACCGGGCGGGCGCTATGTATTCTTTGGGTCCACATTGGGTAACCCGACCAAGCCACTCGACGTCCGCGCACTCTTCTTGAAGCACGTACGCCTGCAGGGCACAGCAATGGGCTCGCTCGCTGAATTCAAGGCGATGATGCGGTTCGTCGAGGAGAACAGAATTGAACCCGTGATCGATCAAATCCTGCCGCTTGAACGCGGCGCGGATGGGCTGAGGGCGATGTTGAGTTTCACGCAGATGGGCAAAATCGTACTGCGAAACGCCTAGCCGAATACGAAAACGCCGGACCCTCTCGAGCCCGGCGTTTTCTTCCCCTGAATGTCTTTGAGCTTAGAAGCGGAAACGAACCGCTGCGTTCAGGCTGTGCCGGTCGATCTCGTCGCCGAACTCGCCCTCGTACGAGAGCGAGAAGGTCGAGAAACCGTTTGTTGCATCTATTCCGACGCCGATAAGCGGCGCGCCCTCGCCCGAGCTTTCATCGACAAGCGTGAACGGCGTGCCGCCGCCAAGGCGGAACTCGCGTTCGGCGTCGTCACTCAGCACGTTCGCGCGATAGCCAAGCATCAAGCGCGGCGCGAGCATGCCTTCGCCGCTCAACCGCCAACGGCCGCTGAATTCAACGCCAACATCGGCCCAAAGGCGCTGTGCGAATTGGCTCTCGACGTCGTAATTGAACGCTGCACCGCCACCCTCTTCCTCGTACGCGGCTTCGTTGAGCGCCACGTACGTGAGCGCCGCGTGCGGCGTGACGATGAACCAAT contains:
- a CDS encoding tonB-dependent receptor, yielding MDFQSDPEIVVTAPRLPEAPGQLAFSSLPIDEAELTEAIRIDDALRSTPGVSLFRRNDSAAANPTIQGLSLRASAPSGAGRTLVLLDGQPLNDPFGGWVIWGAIPPDTLGRAEIVRGAGAGPYGAGALLGVVRLDERDTDGVVFSGEGGDLGHWRASAFGAASGGGASLMLAAQAQHEDGWLPVRARRGAADEAVWFDGASAVARLGLRGDDLAFSARIGAYEEERGAGLVGAQSRNTGQSVSFALARPNGPLAWRVQTWAAWSNLANSSVATAPDRSATTPANNQYRTPALGWGLNAALRWTGDASGVEVGADVRGNDGETRELFRFQGGGFTRSRIAGGEMLTSGAYAEGWRETGAYLVSGGVRLDQWRAFGGARLERDTANNAIVLGATPEDNDVLAPTARLGVRRGLDGGLYLRGAAYAGFRPPTLNELHRPFRVGNDITEANPGLDPERLTGIDAAVGGERWSIGVFATRVEGAIVNVTLGAGPGTFFAAELPPGIFVPAGGAFRQRRNAGGIDAYGVEAEAHGDLRDLLRWRAALNYTDAAMQGGALDGLRPAQSPEWSATAGLAWEAPTGTTFSADISYESARFEDDLNSRELAPATTVDLRVDQRLTQELSIYAAFDNVTDEAVETAETADGVESFGPPRAFRVGVRLSR
- a CDS encoding cytochrome P450, with product MTPTPNGDPHLAVSCVHAQGQRVFYSAANTREGLGTWIVTRADDQRRLLQDTDTFSSFRRIFTTALGEDWPLIPLELDPPQHTNFRQVLLPLFSPKRVTQMEHIVRERAVMLIEKIKARGTSCEVMTDFAFPFAVNIFLRFIGLPDDRLEEFVDWANNLLHGTPEQRTWAARKILGFMDELAELRRREPTDDFMTFIVEREIDGRRLTDQEVRGVGVLTLVAGLDTVAAALGFDLRYLAENPSDQDLLRREPARIPAAIEEMLRAFSTVQMVRVATRDVEFEGANIRKGDLISCPSMMANRDPQEFPDPDKIDLARENNRHTAFAYGPHRCLGSHLARREIIIGLEEWLARIPNFRIKEGTAPVAFGGFVFGIKDLVLDWS
- a CDS encoding aldehyde dehydrogenase; amino-acid sequence: MADGARPLAVSTKRLLIDGEHVEALSGKTFPTINPSTGEVIAHLAFGEAADIDRAVAAARKAFNGPWSTFKPAERQAVLLKLADLVEREFEELALMDTLEMGRPITTSRLLKGMIVRSLRHFAGAATAIHGSTLSNSFPVELLSYTLKEPVGVVGAIIPWNGPLFSAQWKAGPALATGCTVVLKPAEDGSLTPLRFGELCLEAGVPPGVVNVVTGMGAAGAALSSHPDVDKITFTGSCETGQRIIEASARTVKKVTLELGGKSPNIVFADADLDLAVPGSAMGVFNNSGQVCSAGTRLFVERKIHDEFVERLAAFSKTLRVGNSINPETQLGPLVSEKQLSRVSSYLDVGPAEGARAVSGGKRLTEGDFAKGYFVPPTIFADVQDHMRIAREEIFGPVVCVLPFDSFEEVIDRANDTQFGLASGVWTRDITKAHAAAKRLRTGSVWVNHYQAMDPNVPFGGYKMSGYGREGGVEHIESYLNTKGVWIRTAQ
- a CDS encoding alcohol dehydrogenase — translated: MKALVLRTADGPEALHLEDWPKPQPQAGDVLVRVRASALNRRDFTIVNGKHVNTKLPCVLGGDGAGVVEAVGDGVDKISIGQEVVLYPAREWGDDETRYGVNFRVLGMPDQGTFAEYICTPATDVAPKPAHLSFEQAAAIPLAGVTAWRAVVTQGEVRAGKRVLVTGAGGGAATFAVQWAAQLGADVFVTSGDDAKIERAKTLGAKGGVNYRDPDLRAKLKELTRGVDLIIDSAGGNDMQTLIDTLRPGGRYVFFGSTLGNPTKPLDVRALFLKHVRLQGTAMGSLAEFKAMMRFVEENRIEPVIDQILPLERGADGLRAMLSFTQMGKIVLRNA